In Setaria italica strain Yugu1 chromosome IX, Setaria_italica_v2.0, whole genome shotgun sequence, the genomic stretch CTGGTTTGATGCGAGCCAGGCTAAGCCGCGCAAGAAACCAATCATGCCCTTAGTATCTCAGTTCATAAAATTTTTAGGACAGATCAGTCAAGAAATACAAATCACATGCATATATCGTATTGAGAACACTTGTTTCAGTTTCAAAAGATGGGTTATTGGATAATTACATGAACTCCCTTCAACATGGATACAACGGTCCTGGTTTGTAATCGCTTATTAAATGATCAACAGACGTCCtcatttcaaaaaaagaaaagaaaaaagaaaatgatcacTGGACCAAATAGCAGTTCCTTCTCAGCATATTTTGAAGAACGCTCAATGCCTCAATGTATCTTTCTCGACTGTGTAATCTAATCTTTGTTGCAAATGCTTCTGTTCAGATCAGTTTGTCAGTAACTTAAAATGCTTCCATCAACTAGTCGCCACTGTCTGCGAGTATAGTAGCTTGAAAAGTCTTCATGTTCATCTGGGCTCATCATTGGCAGGGCAGGATTATAGGCTCCATGGTTGTGGATATGCTCCTTAGACACATTTCAGGGCCAATCTCTGTGACCCCTTCTTCCTGTGTAATTATAATTCCACTGATCAACAACCTTGTTCTGGAGATGCCATTAATTATCAAATGAAAGGACAAATGTAGCATAGAGAGAACACGGCTCATGCCTTTGCAAGATTCCTGAAGTAAATTGTTGTGTAGTTCCCCGTTGGGAAGAAAACTTCTATTAGATCTCCAAGAACCAACTGGGGCTGGGAGATAGCTCCATCATACCAATCTTAAGGAAAAAGAAGGACAATGTCTATGATACCACTTCTTTGGGATGGAAATATCAATTAGATCATTACATGAGTGAAAGATATGAAACTGGAGTTTTAGCAATAAGATTGCTTCTATTACCAAGTGTCCCAGAAGCTCCTATCCTTTTGTCAAACCTCCATATTCTGCGGTTTGATACAAAACTAAAACAGGAGTCGTGGCTAACATTAATATTCTCAAAAAATGTGGATAGTTTATACTCTGCAGGCTCCAAAGCATATGTCTGATCTATGACCACGTCCACTGTCTGAAATATATGTGAACCAAGCTTAGTTAGATGCTAAGTGTAGAGTCATTGAAAAATGTGTCAAGTTATAAAGCATTTGGTGTTTTGCAGGACTTGTTTATGTGATATAACCAGTCATTTTAAATGTTAACTTTGTCAAGGTTAATCTCTTTTCTTAGTAAAAAAGGGGTCTTATGTGCATCTAATGCAACAGTGAACTGGTAAACTATTTAACATTATAAAGTTGTAATATTATATTCTATACGATTGATACTCACACAAAGAATAGCATGAAAGTTGTCCATATCCTCTGGATCTGAACTATTAAATCTCTTATTTGTAATAGTTGCATCAACAATTTCTGCTCCTGCATCTGTGATGTACTGCTCATGAAACCAAACATGAACATCAGCTGttgaaatttcttttgtttatttGAGAACTACATTTTTTGTAGCCTTCGATAGAATGCGATCTTACCTGTAAGGCGTAATTATCTTTGACAAATGTCCACATTCCCTACAGCGGTAGAAGGAGCAGGTTTGATGATCACCAAGCAtgggttattctaaaagttactTGAATGGATGAGAAAGTTATGATTTTACTGGTTTTTAGTTGCATACCTGTGTGTATTCAATCCACGCTACAATAGGCTTGAATCTCGTGCTAAGGTTTGCAGCTGCTTTGCTTAAGCACAAGTAGTTTCTCTTTATCTGCAATGACATGCTAGAGAAATGAGGCAAATAGTCTGCAAAGTGTGGTTTTATGGCACTGTCATATGCCATAAAAACATACTTTAGTACATATTCATTATAGTTCAAACAGAGTTGCATTTGGTGGTCTTAACTGCATCATAGACAGCATTTGCCCTGTCTTCAGAATTTGTGAAAGTTCCCAAGTATTTGATCCACTCAGCCCTCTGAAGAGAACCATTGAAGAGACAGTGTATAAGTTTTAGGTATAGAAATAACTAGACAAGTTCCAGGCGGGCTGAGGTTCCAGTTATTGCTGTACCTGCAATGGTGTATCCTCTTCTAAGGGTACATATGCTGCAAAGTTGCAACCTTTATCAAAATCTATATTGCTTATGAATTGTGCACTAAATTGTGAGAGTGTCTGTGCATCAGTCCTATTAACAAGTTGGGTATTTCCGCTTGCATACGATTGGAGCACACATTCAGAAGCAACTTGGTTTGATGTTATTCCCTTCAAGTTTTCCAGCACTCCAAGTAGCTGCAGACATGCCAAATGTACTCATGAGCTCTATAATAATCGCCATAAGCTTAGGACATTTACTTCTGCACTATCtcgagttttctttttctttttctttttcttttgttttttcactTTGGCTGCCTCTTGTTTCATTGTGCATGCATGCTACTTATAAGTAACTGCTAACTACAATTTTCATAGCTTTTGGTCCAGACTAGATGAGAAATTGTATATAGATGTTTATCAgattttgttcctttttttcccctgcAGAAGGACCCATCGGCCATTGAACTATGCTGCAGTGCAGTCTCAGTTTGTATCCCGCATTGCTCACCTCAAAGAATGACACTGCAGACAAAGGTGGAAACAGTATTAGCCCGATCCGGTACGGATGTATGTACAGACAAAAAGGAGCAAAAGTACTTGGGAACAAAATGGAGTTGTCATGAACTATCTATTCAGTTCGAGGAAAGAAAGCACAGGCAAAAAGAAAGTGAGGTTTCATAAccttgttctttttttaaaaaaagaaagatcatCTTGTAGACGGTGCTAACCGAACGAAACTGATGATGAAGTGAATATTTCGGATGCGAAAAGTTCAGAAATGTTATTGCTACGTTTATTTGGATATAATTTAACGTGGATTGGTATGTAGTATCTGTACGTTCTTAATTTTGCATTATCTGTGTTCAAGGGGATGTTTCATGTTTGGACAAAGGAATTTCTCAATTTTGCATTCTTACTCTAAAAAGTAATACAAGTACCTGGAGACGCCGTGGTGTCGACGGAGAAGTTGGCGAGGGGGATGACGAACGACTTGATCCTCCCCGTGCAATACTTTGTCTTGGATGCCATCTTGGACGTGTTCTGCACATGCGCACTTCTCCTAATTTTCTCTCAGAAAATTAAAAGTGGCGAAGAACCTGATGCCGAAACTAGCAAATGCATACCTGCATGAGCAGGTAGCTCttgccgtcgccggagttcTTGATGACCTTGAAGCTCTGGCCGTAGTATATCTGAAACATCCTGGCGTCCTCCACCTTGGACACCGGCCCGGCCACCAcaggcgccggcgcggccttGAGCTTTGCCggcacggccgcggccgcctctaAGGCGAGCGTCCACGGCGAGAGCGCCGCCCAGAGCAGCACCGCCTGCAGGCAGCGGCTACAAGCAGCGGCCATTGTCCTCGATGCGTCTCTCACTCGTGAGACTGTGATGGCGCCTGATGGGAAGGGAGTGACACACGAGAGCCCGTGACCGTGCGGCCGTCACTGTCTCACTCACAGACACGCGTTGGGAAGCTCTTCTTGTCACGGCGCGGAATCGGTGGGATTCCTGTGAATCCACCGGATGCATGAATTGACGGCAAGGCATGTGATGCGTGCTGGAGCATTGCGATGCATGCCTTGGATGGTTGCGTTTTGGTCAGCTGGCACTTGACCCTAGCCGCATGAAGATAGTGCTCTCTCTGCTCTTATATTAAAAAGATGTTATAGAAATCagacattaagaaaaaaaatgtgttttCATCCCTTAAATATTGACTTTTCATCCCTCGTATTTTAATTGATCCAAATCAATCTCTTAACTAACTAAACCAGTATACTAATTATCATCATCTCTACTTAACAACATTTCAGTACCATCTAGCAACGGTTATCAAGGTGCAACCATATGCATGGACATTCATGGTGAATCGTCCTTACCCGAAGCTCGCTTTCATATTCTTCAAGCCATTTATCATCGATCGCACTACTACTATAGCATACAGCTACAACTAATGGACAAAATCATAATCCACTGTGTGTTCTCGTATCTTGCCTTGTTTGAGGTCAAATTGGAGAACTGGACGATTAGGTCTCTGAATGGGTCTCCccaccagtcagaccggttagATCAAAGTCCTCAAAATGCAAAgtggacttcaccattgtgtagctctcgTCGAGTAGATCAGAATAAATATATAGAACGtctgatttggagttcggatgagagagttatgacatCGGGAAGTTTTGCACCTAggaaaaccggtcagaccggtttggtctgTGTAGTCCGAGTTAGAAATTGTATTTTGACACGAAATTTGTTAGGGTTTCGATTCCTAACAGGGCAAGACCTCTCTACCTATAAGGGTCACGGCCGATTGAGGGTACTCAATCAATCAAAAACTGATCTATCTTTTATCATTTTACCTTCCTACCTCGTTACCCTACTTTTCCAACCCCATGTGCTATTCTTTTTTTGTCTCCATGGTATGAGGAGGTGTCTTAACTGGTCTGCCGAGCCTAGGGCAAGCCAAGGTGCACCTGCCCTGACAGGATCCCTCCTGGACGAGCGTTCATTGGTCTCTCTCTGGCGAGTCTAACCGGCTTGCCATACCAGTTTGACCGGCCTTCACATTGACGTAGCAAGGAGCGTCTTTGAGGGCTGCACGTTCGAATGCTTTTGAGTGTTGATCCTAAATTTGCGTCAACACACCTCAAGCCAATTACTCTAAATTATACTACGGTGTCCTTTGAATTACCAAGAGCAAGAAGCGAATTTGGTTGCCCGAGGACAACCAACAATTGGTGAGGCGGGAGGTCGGAAGCTCTAAAATTTGATAAATGCGGAACATGGGAGAGAAGACACAGAGGAAAGGGAGGCATCTTTGAGAAGAGGTTTCCCATCAGAAGgggaataaaaataaaatgcacCACGAGCCTTTTAATGCACAAAATTATCACTTGAATCACTTAAGTTGCATGGTACACACCGCACCATCTAACTAGATTTTCTTTCTGAAGAAATTAAGAGACAagatagaaataaaaaatactagattttttaaaatttcattAAAAcgttaaaaaataaaatgggtttattttttaaaatttaagATATGAATCAATTTTGTTATCCAATTATTATTAGAAAGATGGAGGATGATTTTAATAATAATAACCGATAAtaataaagaaataaaagaaataaacgGCGAGAGTCCAACGTCCATCGAGACGGGCCGAACGCGTTGTGGCCGGGGGCTGATGGGCCCGCACAGCACGGCATCGGGGGGTCGTGCCGGCCCAGGCACGGCCCACTCGCACCCCTCCGCATCCCGTGCTTTCCCCCACCCCATTGCCGGCTTGCAGCCGCTGCTTCCAGCTCTACGGCGGTCGgcggcccctcctctcccctagACCCCCTTTTACCGCCGGGCGCCGGCATCAGCGCCGCGGCCACCCGCACGGTGCAGCGCGTGCCTGCTGGGCGTTCACGGTTCACCCTTTCCCCCTCATCTCTTTTTCTCTCCCCCGTTCCCTTCTCTCAGTCTCTCTCCTATCTTAGTCTTCTTTTCCTGGCGGCGACTACTGGGTGAGCGGCGGCGCTATTCGGTCTTCGCAGGGCCCTTTTCCGGCGACGAGCACCCACCAGGTATGCCCTCCCCTTCACTTCCCTTCCTGCTGTGCGAAACGGAGCACCCCAAACCCTAATATAAgctatttgtattcggatcCCACCCAGTTAGATTCTTCTAATAGCTTCGATTTTGTCTGCAAAAATTATCGACACTGAATGTGATAATTCTATGCGATACTGAATGTGATACATTTCTTGGTTTATCTGTGGTATAAGTACAAGGTACATGTTTTGCAGTGATTCTTCTGTTAGACGAGTTGCATTATTTAGCAGAGATTCCTCCTTTATGGTTGTTTATCTGGTGTTGTTTGAGCTGGTCATAATGGAGAATATTAGGCTGCTCAATGTTTTTGCATCTTGTGCTGTTGTGCCATCGTGTGATCTGTAGACACTGGTAATCTGGTAACAACAAGAAGTGACAGACGCTTTAGCGAGTAGTTCTTGCTATACAGTTTATATTTCATTGTTTCTGACTGAGTTGTGTGCATCCATACCCATGTAACTTCTCCACATTATGTATTTGGATAACATTTGTCTCACCTTAATTAACCATTTCTGAGCCtgatgtgctaaaatttaattGTTAAGAAAATGTTAGTTCTTTGTTACTGAAATTTTTGCATAGGCAAATAGAAAAATACAGTGAATAGCCTGTACTGTTAGATTATATATGGCAGTTTGCTGTAGAAACTTGCTCTTTTACTGTTAGTAGTCATTTGATCCATTCCGTTAATTATGATGAccctgtttttttttatctggCTCTGCTTTGATTCAcactctccccctccctctgtTGCATTTTTACTACAGCTTGGCAGAACAAATATTCATGTATAGGCTGTATTGTCAGTTTTATGGGTAATGCATGTATCTATGTAGGCTTTCAAATTTGTAGTTGTATATAGTTTGTTATATCGTGATTCGTGAATGAAACAACCTAattataaatataattttttcataGCACTGTGCTGGTTTCAGTTATTGGATCCTGCATTGTGAAATGCTTGCCAAAGGGAGGAAGGTTGCTGGAAGGGGTGAAGAAATGTCTGCGCATTATGCATTTGGACCACAGGAGGACGATGCGATCATTAAGCACAGGCTTCTGACTAGGACGACTACTACCAGGGGTgaaccaccactaaagaagctTCAGAAGAAGTTCATGTCCTTTGCCACGGAGATTGAGAAGGATGCAGATAACACGAGTGACTGCGAGAGACTGTACAAGGCCTTCCTACAGGAAATTAACACCTTTGAACTGCCTCTTCTGAAAAGCAAGGCTGTTGTTGATGCAAACATTAGGGAGAAGGAGAGCTTTAATGAGCTGCAGATTGAGATTGAGCGACAGATCTTGCAAGCTCAGACTGATATTGAGGATCTTAGGAAGCAACTTGAGCAGAGCAAGATCGAGAGGCAGCACAAAGAGGAATGTGAAGCAATCAGGAAGCTGATTTCTTTGCAGCCTCCACGGTCAGAAACTGAGAGACTCATTGCAGACCTTGAGAAGGAAATAGCTGATTTGGAGGCTGAGAACGTAGCATGCTTAAGGACTTTGGAACTACGGAAGAAGCAATTTGCCCTTCTTCTACATGTGGTGAGTTTATGCctaatgtctttttttttctttcaggttCTGTTTTCTCTCTCTGTATAATAGACTAATAGCG encodes the following:
- the LOC101786986 gene encoding uncharacterized protein LOC101786986; amino-acid sequence: MAAACSRCLQAVLLWAALSPWTLALEAAAAVPAKLKAAPAPVVAGPVSKVEDARMFQIYYGQSFKVIKNSGDGKSYLLMQNTSKMASKTKYCTGRIKSFVIPLANFSVDTTASPVSFFELLGVLENLKGITSNQVASECVLQSYASGNTQLVNRTDAQTLSQFSAQFISNIDFDKGCNFAAYVPLEEDTPLQRAEWIKYLGTFTNSEDRANAVYDAIKRNYLCLSKAAANLSTRFKPIVAWIEYTQGMWTFVKDNYALQYITDAGAEIVDATITNKRFNSSDPEDMDNFHAILCTVDVVIDQTYALEPAEYKLSTFFENINVSHDSCFSFVSNRRIWRFDKRIGASGTLDWYDGAISQPQLVLGDLIEVFFPTGNYTTIYFRNLAKEEGVTEIGPEMCLRSISTTMEPIILPCQ
- the LOC101753261 gene encoding THO complex subunit 7B is translated as MLAKGRKVAGRGEEMSAHYAFGPQEDDAIIKHRLLTRTTTTRGEPPLKKLQKKFMSFATEIEKDADNTSDCERLYKAFLQEINTFELPLLKSKAVVDANIREKESFNELQIEIERQILQAQTDIEDLRKQLEQSKIERQHKEECEAIRKLISLQPPRSETERLIADLEKEIADLEAENVACLRTLELRKKQFALLLHVVEELQISIEDEQKSIADELRAIAEEQKMSIEESGGASDAMAVD